A window from Peromyscus eremicus chromosome 5, PerEre_H2_v1, whole genome shotgun sequence encodes these proteins:
- the C5H6orf52 gene encoding putative uncharacterized protein C6orf52 homolog has translation MEPCLHSFIHQSECVVLPLWVMTVTPCPLPSVLREQLGSHDSLGCHCGNSSEQPHSFYHCSCHSDGSTVNGNGPSPLPVYEKPEPLAGPWAVPEETSTPSGNRSEELLGDPNLHLNIEESSKKFMAESEELYDSLMSCHWQPLDTVLSNVPGEPHPHSPYETSIHYVL, from the exons ATGGAGCCGtgtcttcattcattcatccatcag AGTGAATGTGTGGTGCTGCCACTGTGGGTGATGACTGTCACTCCATGTCCTCTTCCATCTGTCCTTAGGGAGCAGCTGGGGTCCCATGACAGCCTAGGTTGCCACTGTGGCAACAGTAGTGAACAGCCACACAGCTTTTACCATTGTTCCTGCCACAGTGATGGCTCCACAGTGAATGGAAATGGGCCCAGCCCTCTGCCTGTGTATGAGAAGCCTGAACCCCTAGCTGGGCCTTGGGCTGTTCCAGAG GAAACCTCAACCCCATCTGGAAACCGAAGTGAAGAACTTCTAGGAG ACCCAAACCTTCATTTGAATATTGAAGAATCAAGCAAGAAGTTCATGGCAGAAAGTGAAGAACTGTACGACTCCCTCATGAGCTGTCACTGGCAGCCTCTGGACACTGTCCTGTCTAACGTCCCTggtgagccccacccccactctccatATGAAACAAGTATTCACTATGTCCTCTAA
- the Pak1ip1 gene encoding p21-activated protein kinase-interacting protein 1, with protein MELVAGSYEQVLFGFTVHREPATSGDRETWTPVADFTHHAHTASLSAVAANSRFVVTGSKDETIHIYDMKKKIEHGALVHHSGTITCLKFYGSRHLISGAEDGLICVWDAKKWECLKSIKAHKGHVTFLSIHPSGKLALSVGTDKTLRTWNLVEGRSAFIKNIKQNAHIVEWSPSGEKYIVVVLNKVDVYQLDTAAVSGTITNGKRISAVTFLSDSVLAVAGDEEVVRFFDCNSLVCLCEFKAHENRVKDIFSFEIPDHHVLVTASNDGFIKMWMLKQDKKDPPSLLCEVNTGARLTCLGVWLDRVTGDKASLPPAAEPAPEQPKKIKKESGDMIQEEETSGPKSKKSGLTGNSKEPAKGNNSPVSAKKRKMTGVLEKKRKKKM; from the exons ATGGAGCTGGTCGCTGGCAGCTACGAGCAGGTCCTGTTTGGATTCACAGTGCACCGCGAGCCCGCGACGAGTGGCGACCGGGAG ACATGGACTCCTGTGGCTGACTTCACTCACCATGCCCACACCGCCTCCTTGTCGGCAGTGGCAGCGAACAGTCGCTTTGTAGTCACTGGGAGCAAAGACGAAACGATTCACATTTATGACATGAAGAAGAAGATAGAGCATGGGGCTCTGGTGCATCATAGTG GCACCATAACTTGCCTGAAATTCTATGGCAGCAGGCACTTGATCAGTGGCGCAGAAGACGGGCTCATCTGTGTGTGGGATGCAAAGAAATGGGAATGCCTGAAGTCCATTAAAGCTCACAA AGGACATGTGACTTTCCTTTCTATCCACCCGTCTGGCAAGTTGGCTCTGTCTGTTGGTACCGATAAGACATTAAG AACGTGGAATCTTGTAGAGGGAAGATCAGCtttcataaaaaatataaaacaaa ATGCTCACATAGTGGAGTGGTCCCCAAGCGGAGAGAAGTATATAGTAGTTGTGCTGAATAAGGTGGATGTCTATCAGCTGGACACGGCGGCCGTGAGCGGCACCATCACAAATGGAAAGAGGATCTCGGCAGTGACGTTTCtttca GACTCTGTCCTTGCAGTGGCTGGAGATGAAGAAGTTGTAAGGTTTTTTGACTGCAATTCACTAGTGTGCCTCTGTGAATTTAAAGCTCATGAAaacag GGTAAAAGACATATTCAGTTTTGAAATTCCAGACCATCATGTTCTTGTCACAGCATCAAATGATGGTTTCATCAAAATGTGGATGCTGAAGCAGGACAAG AAAGACCCCCCATCTTTGCTGTGCGAGGTGAATACTGGTGCCAGGCTGACGTGTCTTGGAGTGTGGTTAGACAGAGTGACAGGTGACAAAGCGagccttcctccagcagcagagccCGCGCCTG AACAACCCAAAAAGATCAAAAAGGAATCTGGTGACATGATTCAGGAGGAAGAAACATCAGGACCTAAGTCAAAGAAATCTGGTTTGACTGGTAACAGCAAGGAGCCAGCAAAAGGAAATAATAGCCCAGTGTCAGCCAAGAAGAGGAAAATGACAGGCGTgttggaaaagaagagaaaaaagaaaatgtaa
- the Tmem14c gene encoding transmembrane protein 14C, producing MQKDSGPLVPLHYLGFGYAALVATGGIIGYAKAGSVPSLAAGLFFGGLAGLGAYQLSQDPRNVWVFLATSGTLAGIMGMRFYNSGKFMPAGLIAGASLLMVAKLGISVLSSPHP from the exons ATGCAGAAGGACAGTGGCCCCCT GGTGCCTTTACATTATCTGGGCTTCGGCTATGCAGCCCTGGTTGCTACTGGTGGGATTATTGGCTATGCAAAAGCAG GTAGTGTGCCGTCCCTGGCTGCTGGACTCTTCTTTGGGGGCCTAGCAGGCCTTGGTGCTTACCAGCTGTCTCAGGATCCCAGGAATGTGTGGGTTTTCCTAG CTACATCTGGGACCTTGGCTGGCATCATGGGGATGAGATTCTACAACTCTGGGAAATTTATGCCTGCGGGTTTAATCGCGGGTGCCAG tttGCTGATGGTTGCCAAGCTTGGAATTAGTGTGCTGAGTTCTCCCCATCCATAG